A stretch of DNA from Juglans microcarpa x Juglans regia isolate MS1-56 chromosome 5D, Jm3101_v1.0, whole genome shotgun sequence:
TTTTTACACCTCCAGTTTCAAACATTCTCATATCATGCAAAATCACAAACTCTATGTAAAAACTCTCAATATGAACCAAATTTAAATCTAAATTGGATGATAATATGATAActctaaaccataaaaatataaaaccaataTTTTGTCAAGAAcatcataagaaaaaataaagaatcacACACTGTTCAGTTTATCGTCTAGTATGACATTTGCATGCTTAAATAGAATTTTCACTAACCCAAACTCCAtgcaaaatcacaaaaaatataaaaatggaaACTAGCCTCAAGTAGAAACAACTTATGTGAAGAGAATTTCCTTAGAATCTATTTACAAAGGTCTCGATAAACTCAAGCAAAAAAGGCTAGAAAAGTTTTCTAAAGCTTCTCCTTGAGCTCTCCCAATAAAGGGTTTCAAAAGTGACAAAAGACTAAGGGAATGACCATGGACGGTAGTTATACTGCTGGAGGGGTTGAGAATGGATGTGAGGGTGACTTTTTGGTGATGGGTTGTCAACCAAAACCATGCCCAAAACTAGGGGCCACAACACACAATTTTGTGCTCTGCTGTTGCTGCTGTGTTAGAGTGGTAGTGAGGTGGCTTTTTGCCTtcccatcaaccactatttgggCTTAACGTGGGCAAAAGAAGTACACTCATGGTGGTGGAAAAAATTCTCCGAGAAGCCATGCATAGGTGGTGCAACTCGGTGGCCTTAATGAGCCTAATGAAGATAATAGggtttggtttggagttttagCTTCTTTCAAGCTCAAACCCAATCTGTCTTGGtctaatgaaaataatatgGCATAAAAGAATGGATAAGGGTGTAATGACATGAGTTTGAATGGTTAATAGCACATGGAAGtgatttaatgaaatgattaaACACTAAGCTCAAAACCGGTTTCATTTAAGGTTAGGGAAACCATTAGGATTTTGGCTTCCATAGGGCATTgtgggtttcaattggattccaagtaTTTGAGATtttactagggttgaaaccctatttTGTTTTGCACAAAAATGGATGGTTGGATGAAATGGAGTCTTTGCTtgtggcatgatcacaaagcATGATTTTTCATTCCTTTCCTTTGCATTTCCATCTCATAGTTTCTCTTGATGTCAAGTGTCTAAATGAAACTTCTCTAGACTGATTTGGACATtccaaattttgatttgaaacaaCTGGATTGTGTGCCACGTGGCGTTAACATAGGAGTTACCATTCACTCCAAAAGTAGTGAAAATAAACTTGCActacaaaatcataaataattttacgaAACTAGGAGCATATTTCATTTTGCGAAATTCAACTCCTAAGTGTCTTAAAGAAATCAAAACGAGTTTTCGAACAGCCATTGTccagaaaatgaaaatcattttattgcactataaaattataaatattcatataagaCTAATGTCGCAAACTATTCGTCATTCCCACATTCCTAACTACATCAGATAAATTACATTTTTGACAACTGAGTGGGCCAGAAACTGAATATGCTTACAGATTCAAGCCTACATGATTGCTCGATTCATGAGACTTTTCCAGAGGTTTCATGATGATCCTAAAgcttaaataaatttatctattgAATTTATTACGGGCTATTACAATGTCCCTCCACCATGTTCTAGAAGAACTTTATTGTTGTAGCGACAAGCACCTCACGACTCTCATCTTGCCCATTAGGGTCCTCAAGGGTATTTAAGTTAGTCCTAGTGCTAGGAGAGATTTGACATACAAGTGTTAACATAGGGGATGCTTagggaataagatgagatgaaaattttgtgaatagtagtaagatggtttgtgaataatagtgagatagtttgagttaatattttatgagattttgagaaagagagagaaaaaaattgaataaaaaatattataaaattaaaatattgttagagtataaatttttaatgttatttttattttgggatttgaaaatatttgaattattttttgctttttgtttgaaaatattatttttctcttgtttggAAAAGTGTACAGAATCATTTAAAACCTGAGCTCTGATACCAACAACAACACACTATCCCTCTAGGGTTTAAAATCTAGAGGAAATAAATGCTACTAACCTTAACCTTAAAAAATTTACACCATAGCGCCAAATATAAAAGATCCCATAAACATCAATGAGAATAAgagtattttattaatgaaaatctctaaaaataaactagcactaattgaaaagaaataaaatagctATGTGCTACAAAATTACTatgtaactataaataaatgaaattccTCCTGAATGCTTTAAACCTCGATATCATCCCCTTTAACAAAATCATGTTCTTCAATATCCTCCTCTCCTGGGTTAGGAAAACATGAACACATAAGACAAAAATAAGTCAAATACTTAGTAAGAACTACATCAAGCAGTAAACATAATAGTAGTTTAGGTTTACAATCAAACATTAACATTCTTAAGTAACATCAACCTCATAGCATACATAACATTAATCTGAAagcaaaaaaaagaaacatatattcCTTAACCTCATATCCCTAATGATCGTTACACATTGTTAGTCCTGTATGCTAGATTAACCACCCTTGCGATCGTAGCTCGTTCTATGGCTAGTGAACTAGTTACACCATTGTTGATGCATTCTGGCGTTGTAATCCTCCTAACTTCATGGTATTGTCTGCACTATTATGGCCAGATCATTTACCTCAATAGTCACATGCAACcatactttttcattttctttcctttgtttttgcCTTGCCCTACCTTACCTTACCTTTCATTCATTTAGTATACATATTCATACCATATAGTATTCAATCACTTCGCCATTCATGCAATCTCACAATCACATGCATTTATCTTCATAATAGGTAAGGGTTCAAATAGGGGTTAGCTAAGATGGCTCATAGACACGTATAGCTTTATACAATttactatattataaaattataaaataacatctCAATTTACGTAAAATGATGTAGGGAAAATATGATAATAGCCGCAAATTACCTCAATTCTTGTGCAAAATAAGCTTAAATGCATGTGTCACAAAGCCGTCAAGTGGAACCTGGCCTATGATAATTCATATAGATAAATAAGCATTTCCTTACATTAACTAAAATTCAGATATGAAACATGTAGCTATGCCTAACGACTTCCCTTGACATCTAAAATTATCGCATCTTAACCCTAATTATAGGCACGACATTtaatacctcatttatttgtGATTGCTCTATTTTAATTCTACTATaaaatcatacaaaaatattaccAATCCCCATTACTTAACCTAAAAATACTCCACATGATGTAATAGACTCCAAAATACCACTCTCCATCATTATGCAACTTATAGCCTGAAATACTCAAGTGGGTTTAATCCTTAACGAAGCACTTCCATAGGTAACTCAACCAAGACTCATAAACCTCAAACTAGAAAATACATTCCTAGATACATAAAATAATGATCAACCTGAGTTACATTACCACACGTAGGGcaattcaccttttttttttttatttttttttttatacattttcaaACACTTCCATCCTAGGCCTATTTGTACTTGAGTCATACCTCTTAATGCTTTTCTTTGGGGCATCGAGAGCACACATAATTTTTGGATTAATTATATGTACACACGGCATCCCATATTCCTTGCATCCTCAAACCCGAACatgcactcacacacacacacgcacatgtATGATTCATGCCCAACCGACTTATACCCATCATGAGACCTCAATGCCTGTCTTTTATACATCGTTCCCATCCGTGGTACTATTGCACTAACTTGACAACCCTAACATGTATGCATTGTTGTATGCCTCATGATTCCAACCACTATACATCAACCCACACACAACACTTTACATGCATTGTCTGCTCCCTTTGGTCGACGATTATAAGTCTAAACACACATATAAGGGACAAGGAAGAGACCTATAGCTAGAGAAAACAAGTCACAGTTGTGGCAATGAGCATGGCTTAGAATTAAAACCGAGACCTCTCCCCTGGTTTGGTTAACAAAAACATAGTGTATACCTCAGGTAAGGAAATTGACCACGATGGAAGTTAGGGACTAGGCTGTAGGTTTGGAGGATACTGGGCTCACCCAACGATTGAGGCGTTCACGGCTGGTTGGTGGTGGTTGAGAATGGCAATGTCTCTAGTGTGATTTGTGCGGCCCTTTAGAGCCCGTATATATGTTCAGGTAGCTTGCCTCTCATGGTTTCCATTGCCCCACCACCGAAATGGATTGCTCGATGAGATTGAGGAGGTTAGGTGGTGATTAAACTGACTTTCGTTATGGTTACAACCGATTATTAAATacccaaccattgatccaatGTCCTAGTActattggatactaatttggttaaacttttAACCCTTACGATCATAATATTCCATTACACTTCTGAATCTAACATCCACGGTAGCCCACTCTATCAACACTGACCCGATGATAGCCCTTTCCCTATTGGAGGCTTCACTcatctatcaatattcaataaCTTAACACTATGCGCACATATAGTACCAATGCATTTTAATTCAGTTTGTAGGTTGTCCCCTCTGTGACTTTAACTCGTGACTTGGACGTAactttgataccaattgttaaacaCCTAGCCATTGATCCAAAACCCTAGGATTGTTGGATACGAATATGGTTAAACCTTTAAACCTCATAATCATAACACTAAAACCAAGGTTCCAGTGCAGTACGTGTGCGCGTTGGTATGCAACTGTGAGGACCTTAGCAATGGTTCAAGACAGTGTTTAAAGAGGCTCGTGGTGGCAAGGGAAACAGAATGGAGGAGGTTCAAGGTTGTTTCAATGGTCAGAACTTATAGGGCAATATCAATGTTGCTACGTGCATGGGGTGAAATGCGGGTCTACCACACGTATATTCAAATTAGGTGAAGTCTTAGGGTAACGGGTCTTGCGTCTTCCAATGGGTCATGGGTCTTAGTTGCTTCTCATATGGGCTTTAGGTCTTGGGTTTAATATCAGTTCCTAGACCAAAACATTTGTCTATCTCTATCCTGTcttcaaatattctcaatagTATAAATTATTATCCAAACTTGAGTGCTAGACTTTCTAAAAAGTACTATATTAAATGATCGTAAATACCTAACCAATGgactaattataaaataatgatttaaaatcacatataaaataatgctaacataaaaaataatacaaaataataacaaaataaattattttctaaatattacTAGGGTTCCAAGAAGTGTTCAAGATAAGGCTTTCAAATGTGTCGGGTTGTGTTAGGTTCGTGTTGGGTCATTCGAGTTTGGGTAAACTTTGTGTTAACCAGAACTCGATATGAATAACTAAGGGAGTCAAAAACCTTGACTTGAATCCGACAACATTATTTAATGAGTTGACCCGACATAATCTAAtttaactatttatttattcggatcatgtcatgtcaagaaccgtttaaaactaaaaataaaaatatagtgttcacaaatattttatcattccaaCAATTATATAAGACAAAgacaatacatgaaaaaatttagaaaatgttgaAACAAGAGCTAGCGAGTAGTAGGGGTTGTCAAattttgtttgcaagtttttatttgaatatgagCTGTTGAACTGGACTTTATCATCGagttatatttatgttcacGTGCATACAATTCATCTAACATTTAACTAAGTTTAGGATTGTTTCAAACTCCTTAAGTTTTGCAAaaacaatttatattatatctcaAATTTATCTATAGATTTTGCTAAACAAACTTTGATTTTTGCTAGGAAAGTTTTGCATTCTATGccctcatccaactcttatcccaCTATGATGGGGTGACATTATTCATCAACCTTTGGATTGGTTTGTAAGAGAATAAGGAATGATCTAAAGGTGATAGAAAGTGCTGCATTTACTACGTATTGGGATGGATATGAGATAAGATTGTAgtaaataacattactctattattattttttaaataattgatacaTGCTCATTATAAAGCTAAAGatagtattataaaaaatatgaagttgttttattttatacatgtttaggagaggtttggatagtgagttcaGGAgttgatataagatgagatgagagttaaaaagttaaataaaatattattataatataatttttaatattatttttattttaaaatttgaaaacgttaaattgtttattatattttgtttaaaagtttaaaaaaattataatgattagataatatgagttgtgatgattttttaatccaaacaaaaaagtcaaattttatattaattgtatCGTTAAATAATTGATcagatttttttgtttataatcgTCTCGTTTATTGAACAAGCCTAGTCGGACTAGATCAGCTTAACtcaggctacgtttggatagtgagaatacttgagaagtgttgaaaatatttatgaatagtagtgaaaaagtagtgaaaaataataatagaataatgaatagtaggtaaaaagtaatgaatagtaaaaaaataggtgaaaagtaataataaagtaaagaatagtaataAGAATACTTGAGGTATTCTTAATACCCAAACGTAAGACAATCTTGAGTGGCTTATCAAGTAAGCCTCGTATATTTACAACCTGACATATGCAGGACAAACTTTTGCATTTGTGAGGAGGTTATTTGGAATTGTAAAATTTGAGTTTTAATGCGTTATTCAAACTAAATTTTGAGCAATTTTTTATGGGTCCAGATCAGTACGACGGTTCTGAAGATCGAACTTCATTGTAATGATTGCATCCATAAGATACGGAAGACCATATTGAGATTTAAAGGTAACCATtctcttatttcattttcataatcttttaattattcaataatgTTTTGAATCAAACtgtcactataaaaaaaacagacttttgtgattatttaattacaacgaaaagattatttatgatcaaaacagactcattttaactgtaaataatcatttcattgaaattaactggccacaaataaataattttcttatagtgtattttcatgattgatgcAAACGCATCAAATTCCTTGtctttaattttacaatttatttaatatttctctaGTTAACTTTTGGGGGGCCAGATATTCTGGAACCTTATTTTAGACCAATCTGGATGCAGGAGTTGCTAAGGTGGATGTACATGCGGCCAAAGATCTGGTGACAGTAAAGGGCACTGTGGATGTGAAGGGGCTAGTTCCCTACCTTGAAGAGAAGCTGAAGACGAGCGTCGAGGTCGTCCTGCCCAACAAAGAAGAAGACAGagataaaaaaccaaaagaagcTAACGGAGGTGATCATGACAAGAAAGACAAAGAACCCGCCCGTGAAGGCGGTACTGGAGATGgtgagaagaaagagaaagaagccAATGTGCAGTGGTTCCAAAGTACGGTGGTTTCGAAAATCAGACTGCATTATGACAGTTACATCCCTGAAATAAGGAAGATCACGTTGAAGTTTATGCTGAAAGTTATATTTAATGTCTTGTTTCGTTATATCTTTTCTGGTGTTTTTCCTGCATGGCTTTTTGTTGAATGAATTCTTGACAATTATATGGTTGATATTGCATTTTGAAGGTTAAGTGATGTAGAACATCAAAAATAGAAATTCAAGGTAGGCAGAAAGGGAGATCCTGATCCCACCTCGAATAttcttcattttgtttgtttttacctACTCCTAGAAGAGTGAGAAGTgcatttaaatgaattatacCAACACAGTGGTATAAGAGCAATGTTTGAAAAACAAGACTGGTTGGAGAGTAATGGTTTAATTTGTAGCAGGAAGCAGACGTAGAAGAATATAACAGTAGTGGCAATAAACATACGGTACCGTCATTTCCTCTTTTGATAGAGaataacatgattttttatatgtgaaaatagaaactatatatatcacatatgatctttgaaaatacgtaaataGACATGAAGAAATAGTGGATGTCacaattgtaacaccccacttaaaaACAGTTTCGGCCTTGACCCTAATAGCCATGACCCTAGCTAAGTAGAAGTtgatatatttaagaaaaaataaatttttaggaCTTGATCggtttagtaatattattttgaagaatttttagtgctttattaattttcaagaaatgTACCAAGAGGCTAATGATaaaatgacaagtggcatattgGAAATTTCTTACATTAATGGGCTAAGTGTTTTGGCTAAGTATTAGATGGATTTAGAGAAGGCCCATGAATGGTTTAAATAAAGGCCCTAGCTAGTTTACGCTAAGGACAGACCCTAAGAATTTAAGCCCAACTTGATAGACACAAGATACTAAGCCCAACTTAGTAAACATAAAGACTATTGGGCCCAACCCAACTTAGCAAGATCCAATGCTATAGGCCCAATTTAGGAAAGACCCAAAGTTGGGACCCAACTTAGTGGACTATTGAGGTCAAGGGAAGGCCCAATAAGTCTGGACATAAGGCCAAGCAAAGGTCCACTTCTAGGCCCACAACAAAGGCTTCTTCATATGGCTCAATAAAGATCCCAACACTTGAAAAGCACAAGccttttattaaatttcactcttccaaatgggaccaacatacaccataccattggttctAATCTTAACCAAGCCACAATCACATGCCCTTAGGGTTCTCTTCCAACCATAGTTAGgcttctaacttgagttaagaatTATTAT
This window harbors:
- the LOC121264468 gene encoding heavy metal-associated isoprenylated plant protein 3-like; protein product: MGVFLVFLFVCVNQKDQREKNHEADQKKPDDKKDHGTAVFKMDFHCDGCTKKVVRFVSSLDGVEDVKADFAANKLTVTGKVDPALIKEKLEKKTKKIVELVSPRPKKDDGGDKKLEGKTKKKGELISPRLKKEGGGDHKTKEDDEKPKEISTTVLKIELHCNDCIHKIRKTILRFKGVAKVDVHAAKDLVTVKGTVDVKGLVPYLEEKLKTSVEVVLPNKEEDRDKKPKEANGGDHDKKDKEPAREGGTGDGEKKEKEANVQWFQSTVVSKIRLHYDSYIPEIRKITLKFMLKVIFNVLFRYIFSGVFPAWLFVE